A single Flavobacterium sp. 1 DNA region contains:
- the rny gene encoding ribonuclease Y has translation MDIITIIISGITGIALGFGIAKIIEKSNISNLIKSAKKEATSILKDANLEAENIKKDKILQAKEKFIELKAEHEQVILARDKKVAEVEKRIRDKESQISNELSKAKKVNDDFEAKTAEYTSKIENLEKKQQEVDKLHKSQLQQLEVISGLSADEAKEQLVEGLKAEAKSKAMSHIQDTIEEAKLTAQQEAKKIIINTIQRVGTEEAVENCVSVFNIESDDVKGRIIGREGRNIRALEAATGVEIIVDDTPEAIILSCFDPVRREIARLALHKLVTDGRIHPARIEEVVAKTTKQIDDEIIEVGKRTVIDLGIHGLHPELIKVVGRMKYRSSYGQNLLQHSREVSKLCGIMAAELGLNVKLAKRAGLLHDIGKVPDAESDLPHALLGMQWAEKYGEKEEVCNAIGAHHDEIEMKSLLSPIVQVCDAISGARPGARRQVLDSYIQRLKDLEEVAYGFSGVKNAYAIQAGRELRVIVESEKVSDDNAANLSFEISQKIQTEMTYPGQVKVTVIRETRAVNIAK, from the coding sequence ATGGACATCATAACAATAATTATTTCAGGAATTACGGGTATTGCACTAGGATTTGGCATCGCAAAAATCATCGAAAAAAGCAATATCTCTAATTTGATTAAAAGTGCTAAAAAAGAAGCAACATCTATACTAAAAGATGCCAATCTTGAAGCTGAGAACATTAAAAAAGATAAAATTCTTCAAGCAAAAGAAAAATTCATCGAATTAAAAGCGGAGCACGAACAAGTAATTCTAGCCAGAGACAAGAAAGTAGCGGAAGTAGAAAAAAGAATTCGTGACAAAGAATCTCAGATTTCAAATGAATTATCAAAAGCTAAAAAAGTTAACGACGATTTTGAAGCAAAAACTGCAGAATACACCTCAAAAATTGAAAATTTAGAGAAAAAACAGCAAGAGGTTGACAAGCTACACAAAAGCCAGTTACAGCAACTGGAGGTTATCTCTGGATTATCTGCTGATGAAGCCAAAGAACAACTTGTTGAAGGTTTAAAAGCTGAAGCAAAAAGTAAAGCGATGTCTCATATTCAAGATACTATTGAAGAGGCAAAATTAACTGCACAACAGGAAGCCAAAAAAATCATCATCAATACAATTCAAAGAGTTGGAACTGAAGAAGCAGTCGAAAACTGCGTATCGGTTTTCAACATTGAATCAGATGATGTAAAAGGAAGAATCATTGGACGTGAAGGAAGAAATATCAGAGCACTTGAAGCAGCAACTGGAGTTGAGATTATTGTCGATGATACTCCGGAAGCGATTATTCTTTCCTGTTTTGATCCTGTACGCAGAGAAATTGCGCGTTTGGCATTACACAAATTAGTTACAGACGGACGTATTCACCCAGCACGAATCGAAGAAGTAGTTGCCAAAACAACTAAACAAATTGATGACGAAATCATCGAAGTAGGAAAACGTACTGTAATTGATTTAGGAATTCACGGATTACACCCAGAATTAATAAAAGTAGTCGGCAGAATGAAATACCGTTCTTCATACGGACAAAATTTATTGCAGCACTCGCGCGAAGTTTCTAAACTTTGCGGTATTATGGCTGCCGAATTAGGATTGAATGTTAAGCTTGCCAAAAGAGCTGGATTACTTCACGATATTGGTAAAGTGCCAGATGCAGAAAGTGATTTGCCACACGCATTATTAGGAATGCAGTGGGCGGAGAAATATGGCGAGAAAGAAGAAGTTTGCAACGCTATTGGAGCTCATCACGACGAGATAGAAATGAAATCATTATTATCGCCTATTGTACAGGTATGTGATGCGATTTCGGGTGCAAGACCTGGTGCAAGAAGACAAGTTTTGGACTCTTACATTCAGCGTTTAAAAGACCTTGAAGAAGTGGCATACGGTTTCAGCGGCGTGAAAAATGCTTATGCAATTCAAGCTGGTAGAGAACTTCGCGTAATTGTAGAAAGCGAAAAAGTATCTGATGACAACGCAGCTAATTTATCTTTTGAAATCTCTCAAAAAATTCAAACTGAAATGACTTACCCTGGACAAGTTAAAGTTACTGTAATCAGAGAAACCAGAGCGGTGAATATTGCAAAATAA
- a CDS encoding glycosyltransferase family 2 protein — MNLSILIPLLNEEESLQELYTWIISIMKSNNYSYEIIFLDDGSTDESWNIIAGFATENPNVKGIRFMKNFGKSQALHAGFAKAKGDVIITMDADLQDSPDEIPGLYEMITKEKYDLVSGWKKKRYDSVVAKNIPSKLFNWAARKTSGVELNDFNCGLKAYKNVVVKNIEVSGEMHRYIPVLAKNAGFGKIGEKIVQHQARKYGETKFGMERFINGFLDLITIWFLSRFGKRPMHLFGAVGSLMFIIGFFSAGYIGISKLYHMYNGMKYTLVTNNPWFFIALTTMVLGTQLFLAGFLGEIILRTKNNEERYKVSTEVNF; from the coding sequence ATGAATTTATCAATACTCATACCGCTTCTTAACGAAGAGGAATCTTTACAAGAATTGTACACTTGGATCATTTCAATCATGAAATCGAACAATTATAGTTACGAAATCATTTTTTTGGATGACGGAAGTACAGATGAATCCTGGAACATTATTGCAGGATTTGCTACTGAGAATCCTAATGTAAAAGGGATTCGATTCATGAAAAATTTCGGAAAGTCCCAAGCTTTGCATGCTGGTTTTGCTAAGGCAAAAGGCGATGTTATTATCACTATGGATGCCGACTTACAAGACAGTCCAGACGAAATTCCTGGCTTGTACGAAATGATTACCAAAGAAAAATATGATTTGGTTTCGGGTTGGAAAAAGAAACGATACGACTCAGTTGTGGCCAAAAATATCCCATCAAAACTATTTAATTGGGCAGCCAGAAAAACATCTGGAGTTGAATTGAATGATTTTAACTGCGGATTGAAAGCTTACAAAAATGTAGTGGTAAAAAATATTGAGGTATCTGGCGAAATGCACCGATACATTCCGGTTTTAGCCAAAAATGCCGGTTTTGGAAAAATTGGCGAAAAAATAGTACAGCATCAAGCTAGAAAATATGGCGAAACCAAATTTGGAATGGAACGTTTCATCAATGGTTTCTTGGATTTAATAACGATTTGGTTTCTTTCCCGATTTGGAAAAAGACCGATGCATTTATTTGGCGCCGTAGGTTCCTTAATGTTTATAATTGGTTTTTTCTCGGCAGGATATATTGGAATTTCAAAATTATACCATATGTATAATGGAATGAAATATACTTTGGTCACTAACAATCCGTGGTTTTTTATAGCCTTGACAACAATGGTTTTGGGAACTCAATTGTTTTTAGCAGGATTTCTGGGCGAAATTATTTTGAGAACCAAAAACAATGAAGAGCGCTATAAAGTTTCGACTGAGGTAAATTTTTAA
- a CDS encoding ABC transporter ATP-binding protein gives MSNFKKIVPFIYPYKKYALLNIFFNVLYALFSTLSFVALIPMLQVLFDKTKQNTVKPVYNGILELKEYGENYLSYYITTTKGTHESGYVLSIMVAIIISIFLLKNLADYLAMFFITFLRNGVLRDMRNALYKKTLELPLAFYSEKRKGDVISRISADVNEVQNSFLAILELIVKEPLTIIFTIGAMLIISAKLTIFVFIFIPVSGYIISLIGKQLKKQSTKAQQEQGTFLSTIEETIGGLKVVKGYNSENYFNTVFQNSTERFFTLSNSIGNRQNLASPASEFMGITVIAILLWYGGQMVLIEKSLEGAAFIAYMGLAYNILTPAKAISKASYGVKRGNAAAERVLEILDQENPITSKEDAIEKTSFGSEIAIQNINFKYENENVLKNFSLTVKKGQTVALVGQSGSGKSTIANLLTRFYDVNEGTITIDGIAIKDINLQSLRGLMGLVTQDSILFNDTIKANISLGKLDATDDEIIEALKIANAYEFVQDLPLGIYTNIGDSGNKLSGGQKQRLSIARAVLKNPPIMILDEATSALDTESEKFVQVALENMMQNRTSIVIAHRLSTIQKADLIVVMKKGKIVEQGKHEELIAMNGAYNKLVTMQSLE, from the coding sequence ATGAGCAATTTTAAAAAAATAGTTCCTTTTATATATCCGTATAAAAAATATGCATTGTTAAATATCTTTTTTAATGTTTTGTATGCGCTTTTTAGCACTCTTTCTTTTGTTGCTCTAATACCAATGCTTCAGGTATTGTTTGACAAAACAAAACAAAATACCGTAAAACCTGTATATAACGGAATTCTAGAACTTAAAGAATATGGCGAAAATTATTTGAGCTATTACATTACCACTACAAAAGGCACTCATGAATCTGGTTATGTTTTATCTATAATGGTTGCAATTATAATTTCGATCTTTTTATTAAAAAACTTAGCCGATTATTTAGCCATGTTTTTCATTACTTTTTTACGAAATGGTGTTTTAAGAGACATGCGAAATGCTTTGTATAAAAAAACACTTGAACTTCCATTAGCTTTTTATTCTGAAAAAAGAAAAGGAGATGTGATTTCGAGAATTTCTGCTGATGTAAACGAAGTGCAAAACTCCTTTTTAGCTATATTGGAGCTTATTGTAAAAGAACCGCTAACCATCATTTTTACAATAGGTGCGATGCTTATTATTAGTGCTAAACTAACCATATTTGTCTTTATTTTCATTCCAGTTTCAGGCTACATCATTTCATTGATTGGAAAACAGCTTAAAAAACAATCAACAAAAGCACAACAAGAACAAGGCACTTTTTTATCGACTATAGAGGAAACAATTGGCGGATTGAAGGTGGTAAAAGGATATAATTCTGAAAACTATTTTAATACCGTTTTTCAAAATTCTACCGAACGTTTTTTTACTTTATCAAACAGTATTGGCAATCGCCAGAACTTAGCTTCGCCTGCGAGTGAATTTATGGGAATTACTGTAATCGCCATATTACTTTGGTACGGAGGTCAAATGGTTTTGATTGAGAAAAGTCTTGAAGGTGCTGCCTTTATTGCCTATATGGGATTGGCTTATAACATTCTAACGCCTGCAAAAGCAATTTCTAAAGCTTCATACGGAGTAAAAAGAGGAAACGCAGCAGCAGAACGAGTTTTAGAAATTCTGGATCAGGAAAACCCAATAACCAGCAAAGAGGATGCGATAGAAAAAACTTCTTTTGGCTCAGAAATTGCGATTCAAAATATCAATTTTAAATACGAAAATGAAAATGTTCTAAAAAACTTTTCTCTTACTGTAAAAAAAGGCCAGACTGTCGCCCTTGTGGGACAATCAGGAAGCGGAAAAAGCACTATTGCCAATTTATTAACCCGTTTTTATGATGTCAATGAAGGAACAATTACTATCGACGGAATTGCCATAAAAGACATTAATCTACAATCTCTTCGTGGTTTAATGGGATTGGTAACTCAAGACAGTATTTTATTTAATGACACTATAAAAGCGAATATCTCATTAGGAAAACTGGATGCAACCGATGACGAAATTATAGAAGCTTTGAAAATTGCTAATGCCTATGAATTCGTCCAAGATTTACCTCTTGGAATCTATACCAATATTGGCGACAGCGGAAATAAACTTTCCGGTGGTCAAAAACAGCGTCTTTCTATTGCCCGTGCTGTTTTGAAAAACCCTCCAATTATGATTTTGGATGAAGCAACATCAGCTTTAGATACCGAAAGCGAAAAATTTGTACAAGTGGCTCTAGAAAATATGATGCAAAACAGAACATCGATTGTAATTGCACACCGTCTTTCGACCATTCAAAAAGCAGATTTGATTGTTGTTATGAAGAAAGGAAAAATCGTAGAGCAAGGCAAACACGAAGAACTTATTGCAATGAACGGTGCTTATAACAAACTGGTAACAATGCAGTCACTCGAATAA
- a CDS encoding M23 family metallopeptidase, producing MKLSFFLLLFTTAVFAQVGYPKDYFRSPLDIPVKLSGNFGELRPNHFHAGFDMKTLQKEGLNVYAVADGYVSRIKISTFGNGKTIYIDHPNGFTSVYGHLQKATDSIESFIKYTHYKEKSFEIEMYFKPNQMPVKKGQLIALSGNTGASEGPHLHFEFRDTKTEKIINPMFFGFDALMQDTKKPMVSNLYVYPLDAKTTVNHSQRRIPINLSLQKDGTYLADKVVANGKIGFGITAFDYDDVSFNKNGVFNVDLFNNGKSVFGYQFNTYAFDEMRYVNALIDYSFYKKTSQRIQKLFMDPPYNLSIIKTDESNGIITVTPNLANVCRLEVSDFYGNKTAIAIPVEYDSLSTIIEKEPLVANYVVKASKDCFFEKDKCSVFFPAGTFYNDFDLNFDVKNNVLTVHDDTVPAHTNFTVSMENDSYADKKDKVFIGRISGSGVSYNSTREKNNVYETRVKTLGQYRLVLDTIAPAITVPKSIEGKRLDTQMILQVRISDGLSGIQSYNGYLNEKWILMEYDNKTNLLTYNFSDGIAAEGDNELKVVVVDNVGNSATFETHFLRNQKQ from the coding sequence ATGAAACTTTCCTTTTTTTTGTTACTATTCACTACAGCTGTTTTTGCTCAAGTTGGGTATCCTAAAGACTATTTTCGTTCGCCTCTTGATATTCCAGTGAAGTTGTCAGGGAATTTTGGAGAATTGAGACCCAACCATTTTCATGCCGGTTTTGACATGAAAACCCTTCAAAAAGAAGGATTGAACGTGTATGCAGTTGCAGATGGATATGTGTCAAGGATTAAAATTTCTACTTTCGGTAATGGGAAAACGATTTATATTGATCATCCAAATGGTTTCACCTCGGTATATGGGCATTTGCAGAAAGCCACCGATTCGATTGAAAGTTTTATAAAATATACGCATTACAAAGAGAAGTCTTTTGAAATTGAAATGTATTTTAAACCCAATCAGATGCCTGTTAAAAAAGGACAGCTGATTGCTCTTTCCGGAAATACAGGGGCTTCTGAAGGACCGCATTTGCATTTCGAATTTAGAGATACCAAAACGGAGAAGATAATCAATCCAATGTTTTTTGGATTTGACGCTTTGATGCAGGACACCAAAAAACCAATGGTATCTAATTTATACGTGTATCCTTTGGATGCTAAAACTACTGTAAATCATTCTCAACGGCGCATACCAATTAATTTATCCTTGCAAAAAGACGGAACTTATTTGGCAGATAAAGTGGTTGCTAACGGGAAGATTGGTTTTGGGATTACAGCTTTCGATTATGATGATGTGTCGTTTAATAAAAATGGTGTTTTCAATGTGGATTTGTTTAATAACGGAAAATCTGTTTTCGGATACCAATTCAATACCTATGCTTTTGACGAAATGCGTTATGTAAATGCGTTAATCGATTATTCATTTTATAAAAAAACAAGTCAAAGGATTCAGAAGCTGTTCATGGATCCTCCTTATAATTTAAGCATTATAAAGACGGATGAATCTAATGGCATTATTACTGTGACTCCAAATTTGGCTAACGTCTGCCGTTTGGAAGTTTCAGATTTTTATGGAAATAAAACGGCAATTGCCATTCCGGTTGAATATGATTCTCTCTCTACAATAATCGAAAAAGAGCCTCTTGTAGCAAATTATGTTGTGAAAGCGTCAAAAGACTGTTTTTTTGAAAAAGATAAATGTTCTGTTTTTTTTCCAGCAGGGACATTCTATAATGACTTTGATTTAAATTTTGATGTAAAAAATAATGTATTGACGGTGCATGATGATACTGTTCCAGCGCATACTAATTTTACGGTATCAATGGAGAATGACAGTTATGCTGATAAAAAGGATAAAGTTTTTATAGGCAGAATATCAGGTAGTGGGGTAAGTTATAATTCTACCCGCGAAAAGAATAATGTTTATGAAACGAGAGTTAAAACGTTAGGTCAGTATAGATTGGTTTTGGATACGATTGCTCCAGCGATTACTGTTCCAAAATCTATTGAAGGCAAAAGATTGGATACTCAAATGATTCTTCAAGTTCGTATTTCGGATGGTTTGTCTGGAATACAATCCTATAACGGCTATCTGAATGAAAAATGGATTTTAATGGAATATGATAATAAAACCAATCTTTTGACCTATAATTTTAGTGACGGAATTGCTGCAGAGGGCGATAATGAATTAAAAGTAGTGGTCGTTGATAATGTAGGTAATTCTGCTACCTTTGAAACTCATTTTCTAAGAAATCAAAAACAATAA
- a CDS encoding carboxypeptidase-like regulatory domain-containing protein, with protein MGITSFAQTAFVKGVILDKKNVPVEGVNVICANTGTQTNDKGFYQIAIPSNQNVTVEFTHVSLKKASLKVSLQPNEVYVFNMYMNDQAEQMGEVVINNNKKTVQGILTFEAKDIRFIPGANAGIENVLKTLPGVNSNNELSTQYSVRGGNYDENLVYVNEVEVYRPFLIRSGQQEGLSFVNTDLVQNIDFSAGGFQAKYGDKMSSVLDITYRNPTQFGASLEMSFLGGSLALDLVSKDKKWSAITGIRYRNNSLLVDSQETQTNYTPTFADIQTNINYRASAKWQWSFLGNISQNKYLYEPLTRKTNFGTVDEPMALAVYYEGKEKDLYNTYFGALKTTYQVNDSFSLKFIGSVFHTIEQEYFDIYAQYRLGEVDTNIGSDTYGDIQFSRGIGSQLNHARNDLDALIANLEIKGINNWKENQIEWGVKYTRESIRDRISEWEMIDSAGFSIRPPIVLPKNDEPYQSYSGLLIPYQSVRATNFTDIDRFSAYAQWSRKDNLGTNQIWYNLGARMQSWEVSGDNLNGKIQTVFSPRAQFAIKPDWKKEMLFRFTIGLYNQPPFYRELRDYDGVVLPDTKAQKSLNVVLGNEYSFKLKERPFKLVTEAYYKTMTDVNPYTVDNVRIRYAANNNAVAYVQGLDVRLNGEFVPSTDSWISFGYLKTEENIDNKGYISRPTDQRLKFGLLFQDYMPKIPSLKLYLNLVYNTGLPGGSPSYADPYLYQNRLNDYRRVDVGFSKVFIDQKAGIATKKFLKSLKELSLGFEIFNLFNNQNAITNTWVRDVYTKTEYAIPNYMTTRVFNLKLSARL; from the coding sequence ATGGGAATAACATCATTTGCTCAAACGGCTTTTGTTAAAGGAGTTATTTTGGACAAAAAAAACGTTCCTGTTGAAGGCGTAAATGTGATTTGCGCCAATACTGGTACTCAAACTAACGATAAAGGATTTTATCAGATTGCTATTCCATCCAATCAAAATGTTACAGTTGAGTTTACTCATGTTTCTTTAAAAAAAGCCAGCCTTAAAGTTTCTCTGCAACCCAATGAAGTATATGTGTTTAATATGTACATGAATGACCAGGCCGAACAGATGGGGGAGGTTGTCATTAATAATAATAAAAAAACGGTTCAAGGGATTCTAACTTTTGAAGCCAAAGACATTCGGTTTATTCCTGGTGCCAATGCTGGTATTGAAAATGTTTTGAAAACATTACCAGGAGTCAATTCTAATAATGAACTAAGCACTCAGTACAGTGTTCGAGGCGGAAATTATGACGAAAATTTGGTTTACGTTAATGAAGTCGAAGTGTATCGTCCTTTTTTGATTCGCTCAGGACAACAAGAGGGATTGAGTTTTGTGAATACTGATTTAGTTCAGAATATTGATTTTTCGGCAGGAGGTTTTCAAGCAAAATACGGCGATAAAATGTCTTCCGTTTTGGATATTACCTATAGAAATCCAACACAATTTGGAGCATCGCTCGAAATGAGTTTTTTAGGAGGAAGTCTTGCTCTTGATTTAGTCTCTAAAGACAAGAAGTGGTCTGCAATTACTGGAATTAGATATAGAAACAATAGCCTTCTTGTCGATAGTCAAGAAACTCAAACAAATTATACGCCAACTTTTGCAGATATACAAACCAATATCAATTATCGAGCTTCTGCCAAATGGCAATGGAGTTTTTTAGGGAACATTTCCCAAAACAAGTATTTATACGAACCGCTTACACGTAAAACCAATTTTGGCACGGTTGATGAGCCTATGGCGCTTGCTGTTTATTATGAAGGTAAAGAGAAAGATTTGTATAATACCTACTTTGGCGCTTTAAAAACGACGTATCAGGTGAATGATTCTTTTTCTTTGAAATTTATCGGATCTGTTTTCCATACTATCGAACAGGAATATTTTGATATTTATGCACAATATAGATTAGGTGAAGTAGATACTAATATTGGTTCTGATACGTATGGAGATATTCAGTTTTCAAGAGGAATTGGTTCTCAACTCAATCATGCTCGTAACGATTTGGATGCTTTAATTGCTAATTTAGAAATAAAAGGCATAAATAATTGGAAAGAAAATCAAATCGAATGGGGTGTTAAATATACTAGGGAATCTATTCGGGATCGAATTTCAGAATGGGAAATGATTGATTCAGCGGGGTTTTCAATAAGACCACCAATTGTATTGCCTAAAAACGACGAACCTTATCAATCTTATTCCGGATTATTAATTCCATATCAGTCTGTAAGAGCCACCAATTTTACTGATATTGATCGATTTTCGGCTTATGCACAATGGAGCCGAAAAGATAATTTGGGAACAAACCAAATATGGTATAATTTAGGTGCTCGAATGCAAAGCTGGGAAGTTTCTGGAGACAATTTGAACGGTAAGATTCAAACGGTTTTTAGCCCAAGAGCTCAATTTGCCATAAAGCCAGATTGGAAAAAAGAAATGCTTTTTAGATTTACCATAGGTCTTTATAATCAACCTCCATTTTATAGAGAATTACGGGATTATGATGGTGTGGTTCTGCCAGATACCAAAGCACAAAAATCGCTTAACGTTGTTTTAGGGAATGAATATAGTTTCAAGTTGAAGGAACGCCCTTTTAAATTAGTTACCGAAGCCTATTATAAAACAATGACAGACGTAAATCCTTACACAGTAGACAATGTCAGAATTAGATATGCGGCAAATAATAATGCTGTTGCGTATGTACAAGGGCTAGATGTTCGGCTTAATGGAGAATTTGTTCCTAGTACCGATTCTTGGATTAGTTTTGGTTATTTAAAAACTGAAGAGAATATCGATAACAAAGGGTATATTTCCAGACCAACGGATCAACGATTGAAGTTTGGTCTTTTGTTTCAGGACTATATGCCAAAGATTCCAAGTTTGAAATTGTATTTGAATTTGGTGTATAACACAGGATTACCAGGAGGATCGCCATCGTATGCAGATCCGTATTTATACCAAAATCGATTGAATGATTATCGCAGGGTAGATGTTGGTTTCTCTAAAGTCTTTATTGATCAAAAAGCAGGAATAGCTACTAAGAAGTTCTTAAAAAGTTTAAAGGAATTATCTTTAGGTTTCGAAATTTTCAACCTTTTTAATAATCAAAATGCAATAACTAATACTTGGGTTCGGGATGTGTATACCAAAACAGAATATGCTATTCCTAATTATATGACGACTCGAGTCTTTAATTTGAAGTTAAGTGCGAGGTTATAG
- a CDS encoding phospho-sugar mutase: MHIAQNILDAVNEWLTPTFDNETQVAVKELMTTSPKELEESFYKNLEFGTGGMRGVMGVGNNRINKYTLGKSTQGLSDYLKIAFPNQPLKAVIAFDCRHNSKSLAKVVADVFSANGIQVYLFSDLRPTPELSFALKHLGCQCGIVLTASHNPPEYNGYKVYWEDGGQIVPPQDGDIIDTIEKLNYSQIKFDANEDLIQYIDAEVDQAFIKSTIKNASFGTSQEAKDNLNIVFTSLHGTSITLVPDTFAQAGYKNVNIVEEQRVPNGDFPTVKSPNPEEPEALTLALALADKTNSDIVIGTDPDCDRLGVAVRNNEGKMILLNGNQTMILMTAFLLEEWKKAGKINGKQFVGSTIVSTPMIMELASAYEVGFKVGLTGFKWIAKMIKDFPELEFIGGGEESFGYMVGDAVRDKDAVAATLLICELAAQAKANGSTVYKELLKLYVEHGFYKEHLISITKKGMEGLAEINQMMISLRENPLKEINGQRVVLVEDYKSSIAKNLFTSEEETIDMPKADVLIYYTEDGSKICARPSGTEPKIKFYISVKTELDSVENFTKVEQVLDEKIKNIITAMQLS; the protein is encoded by the coding sequence ATGCATATAGCACAAAACATTTTAGACGCAGTAAATGAATGGTTAACGCCTACGTTTGATAACGAAACACAAGTTGCCGTAAAGGAATTAATGACAACTTCACCAAAAGAACTAGAAGAGAGTTTTTACAAAAATCTTGAATTTGGAACGGGCGGAATGCGCGGTGTAATGGGAGTTGGAAACAACCGCATCAACAAATATACTCTTGGAAAAAGTACTCAGGGACTTTCTGATTATTTGAAAATTGCATTTCCAAATCAGCCTTTGAAAGCCGTTATTGCTTTTGACTGCCGTCATAACAGCAAATCGTTAGCAAAAGTGGTTGCCGATGTTTTCTCTGCAAATGGTATTCAGGTTTATTTATTTTCGGATTTGAGACCTACTCCCGAATTGTCTTTTGCTCTAAAACATTTAGGCTGTCAATGCGGAATTGTATTAACGGCTTCTCACAATCCCCCAGAATATAACGGTTACAAAGTATATTGGGAAGATGGCGGACAAATTGTTCCTCCGCAAGATGGAGATATTATCGACACCATCGAAAAATTAAATTATAGCCAAATCAAATTTGATGCAAACGAAGATTTGATTCAATATATAGATGCCGAAGTTGATCAGGCTTTCATCAAATCGACAATTAAAAATGCAAGTTTTGGAACTTCTCAAGAAGCTAAAGACAATCTTAATATTGTATTTACTTCTTTGCACGGAACTTCCATTACTTTAGTACCTGATACTTTTGCGCAGGCAGGATATAAAAATGTGAACATTGTTGAAGAGCAAAGAGTTCCAAATGGTGACTTTCCTACTGTAAAATCTCCAAATCCTGAAGAGCCGGAAGCATTAACATTAGCATTGGCATTGGCAGACAAAACCAACTCTGATATTGTTATTGGAACTGATCCTGATTGTGATCGACTAGGAGTTGCTGTTCGAAATAACGAAGGCAAAATGATTTTATTAAACGGAAATCAAACGATGATTTTAATGACTGCTTTTTTATTGGAAGAATGGAAAAAAGCAGGCAAAATTAACGGAAAACAATTTGTAGGTTCTACTATCGTATCTACTCCAATGATTATGGAATTGGCGTCAGCTTATGAAGTTGGATTCAAAGTTGGTTTGACTGGTTTCAAATGGATTGCCAAAATGATTAAGGATTTCCCGGAATTGGAATTCATTGGTGGCGGGGAAGAAAGTTTCGGATATATGGTAGGCGATGCAGTGCGTGACAAAGACGCCGTTGCAGCTACTTTATTAATTTGTGAATTAGCCGCTCAAGCCAAAGCTAACGGAAGCACGGTTTACAAAGAATTATTAAAATTATATGTAGAACACGGCTTTTACAAAGAACATTTGATTTCGATTACTAAAAAAGGAATGGAAGGATTGGCTGAAATCAATCAAATGATGATTTCTTTGCGTGAAAATCCATTGAAAGAAATAAATGGTCAAAGAGTTGTATTGGTGGAAGATTACAAATCATCAATAGCAAAAAACTTGTTTACCAGTGAAGAAGAAACTATAGATATGCCAAAAGCAGATGTATTGATTTACTACACTGAAGACGGATCTAAAATTTGCGCGAGACCAAGCGGAACAGAACCTAAAATTAAATTTTACATCAGCGTAAAAACCGAATTAGACAGCGTAGAAAATTTCACAAAAGTTGAGCAGGTGTTAGATGAAAAAATAAAAAATATAATTACTGCAATGCAATTAAGCTAA
- a CDS encoding cell division protein ZapA, protein MDEKLKIKISIADRVYPLTVDFSQEEGLRSASKKIDAMIRQFEENYAVRDKQDVLAMCALQFASQAEQKQIDNAINGDETIERLNKINLILDEYLEN, encoded by the coding sequence ATGGACGAAAAGCTTAAAATTAAAATATCAATTGCAGACAGAGTTTACCCGTTAACGGTAGATTTCTCTCAGGAAGAAGGACTAAGAAGTGCTTCTAAAAAAATTGATGCGATGATTAGGCAATTTGAAGAAAATTATGCTGTAAGAGACAAACAGGATGTATTGGCCATGTGCGCATTACAATTTGCTTCTCAAGCGGAACAAAAACAGATTGACAATGCTATAAATGGTGATGAAACCATTGAAAGACTAAACAAAATCAATTTGATTTTAGACGAATATCTCGAAAATTAA